A genome region from Hymenobacter tibetensis includes the following:
- a CDS encoding glycosyltransferase: MSKALGLLLLAAPVVYAVQMLRFRQAWNAATPHPATPDTSRPEQPAPPPPAERRHQAPYLSVLIAARNEAANLPLLLTDLQRQRLPASVFEVLVVDDHSTDATAEVVANAARTSSFSLRLLQLATLPGPVRTGKKAALEAAIAQANGAWVVCTDADCRVLPNWLLAHHQMQDATAHFVSGPVLLTGQGVLAALQGLELAGLVASGAAGILLHNPTMCNGANLSYRRASFAAVRGFSGNAHVASGDDEFLLHKLHAAYPAGIRFLKDRQAIVRTAAQPTLRQLLRQRVRWASKWQHYRTTAPRRLAVVVLAANVALAAGALALPWQPALGPWVLGSWVLKLGADVLFLLPVLHFFERRRWLAWVPVLQVAYAPYALLVGLAGYRGGYEWKGRQVKKQ, encoded by the coding sequence ATGAGTAAGGCACTGGGCCTTTTGCTACTGGCCGCTCCGGTGGTCTATGCCGTACAGATGCTGCGGTTTCGGCAGGCTTGGAATGCTGCCACTCCCCACCCCGCCACGCCGGATACCAGCAGGCCCGAGCAACCAGCCCCCCCGCCACCAGCGGAGCGCCGCCACCAGGCGCCCTACCTCTCCGTGCTGATAGCGGCCCGCAACGAAGCCGCCAACCTGCCGTTGCTGCTCACTGATTTGCAGCGACAGCGCCTGCCGGCCTCTGTGTTCGAGGTGCTTGTTGTGGATGACCACTCCACGGATGCAACGGCTGAGGTAGTAGCCAATGCCGCCCGCACCAGTTCCTTTTCCTTGCGCTTGCTCCAGCTCGCAACCCTGCCTGGTCCGGTGCGCACCGGTAAAAAAGCCGCTCTAGAAGCTGCCATAGCCCAAGCCAACGGCGCGTGGGTGGTCTGCACCGACGCCGACTGCCGGGTGCTGCCGAACTGGCTGCTGGCGCACCACCAAATGCAGGATGCCACTGCCCACTTCGTGAGTGGCCCCGTGCTGCTCACGGGCCAGGGGGTACTGGCTGCGTTGCAGGGCTTGGAACTAGCCGGGCTGGTGGCTAGCGGGGCCGCCGGTATTCTATTGCACAACCCCACCATGTGCAACGGCGCCAACCTAAGCTACCGGCGTGCCAGTTTCGCTGCAGTACGGGGGTTCAGCGGCAACGCGCACGTAGCCAGCGGCGACGACGAATTCTTGCTGCATAAGCTTCACGCAGCCTACCCAGCTGGTATTCGCTTTCTAAAAGACCGACAGGCCATTGTACGCACTGCCGCGCAGCCAACGCTACGGCAGTTGCTGCGGCAGCGGGTGCGTTGGGCCAGCAAGTGGCAGCATTACCGTACCACTGCGCCGCGGCGGTTGGCGGTGGTGGTGCTGGCCGCTAATGTGGCCTTGGCGGCAGGCGCCTTGGCGCTGCCCTGGCAACCCGCACTGGGGCCGTGGGTGCTAGGTAGCTGGGTTCTAAAACTAGGGGCCGATGTGCTGTTTTTGCTGCCAGTACTTCACTTTTTCGAGCGGCGGCGCTGGCTGGCTTGGGTGCCGGTGTTGCAAGTGGCTTATGCACCGTATGCGTTGCTGGTGGGGCTGGCGGGCTACCGGGGCGGCTACGAGTGGAAAGGCCGGCAAGTGAAAAAACAATAG
- a CDS encoding c-type cytochrome produces the protein MSHFSLKVMFPLLVVLLVFVVGGVFFAATGLVTPFADATAPQAVADTLAAAPTDTSGVAQQQPLTPEQAQAVAAGETLFKGNCAQCHALNEVVVGPALNGLHKRRPVAWLIPWIKNSSKVVASGDEYAVKIFNQYQKQQMPSFALSEQEITSILTYLKAESGFAVVHAPSIALQ, from the coding sequence ATGTCTCATTTCAGCTTGAAAGTGATGTTTCCGCTGTTGGTTGTGCTGTTGGTGTTTGTAGTAGGCGGCGTGTTTTTTGCCGCAACGGGCCTGGTTACGCCCTTTGCTGATGCTACTGCCCCGCAAGCCGTAGCCGATACCCTGGCCGCCGCTCCAACCGATACTAGCGGCGTTGCGCAGCAACAACCCCTTACCCCCGAACAAGCACAGGCAGTAGCGGCCGGCGAAACCTTATTCAAAGGCAACTGTGCGCAGTGCCATGCATTGAATGAAGTAGTAGTAGGTCCGGCGCTGAATGGCTTACACAAACGCCGTCCGGTAGCCTGGCTAATTCCCTGGATCAAGAACTCCAGCAAAGTAGTAGCCAGCGGCGACGAATATGCCGTGAAGATTTTCAACCAGTACCAGAAGCAACAGATGCCCAGCTTTGCCCTGTCGGAGCAGGAAATCACTTCCATTCTCACCTATCTGAAAGCAGAAAGTGGCTTTGCCGTCGTCCACGCTCCATCCATAGCACTTCAGTGA
- a CDS encoding S8 family peptidase, with protein sequence MPAPQSSSQRYIVTYADQNISSGSAAEVLNITADRVQDGVSLLESDQPLTASEVLHFDGLGSSSLVLTTAEVENLKHDQRVVAVEPDLEVHILGGDAAAMNGHALNGNGSPDLYDTEESLFDQPQQSLFTQGPGFQAGYQQAITDLHARMLEQMNSMFQSAATNSGSPVLTPPRLPLTPVKPVLPPIVWPPLIQQPIPWNIKMVKAPQAWPRTKGADVRVAVLDTGIANHSDLTISGGASFVPGVTSYNDGHGHGTHCAGVIGARNNALGVVGVAPLCKIYAVKVLNDAGSGQLSWILAGMAWARTNGMQVVSMSLGSNSGPVAAYTVAVQQLLAAGCVVVAAAGNTGGPVGAPANSPGVIAVAAVDQNKVVAPFSSRGGNGNQVTISAPGVSVNSTYLNNGFKPMSGTSMACPHVAGGAALLKARYPAWTPTAIMNRLKSTAADLGVPGNDIVYGVGLLDCDAATM encoded by the coding sequence ATGCCAGCACCCCAATCATCCTCCCAACGCTACATCGTTACCTATGCCGACCAGAATATCAGTTCTGGCAGTGCGGCTGAGGTACTAAACATCACCGCAGACAGAGTGCAGGATGGTGTATCACTCTTGGAATCAGATCAACCCCTAACGGCCAGTGAAGTACTGCACTTCGACGGGCTAGGCTCTAGTTCCTTGGTGCTTACGACCGCTGAAGTAGAGAACCTAAAGCACGACCAGCGAGTGGTAGCCGTAGAGCCCGATCTGGAAGTGCACATACTAGGTGGCGACGCCGCCGCCATGAACGGCCACGCACTCAACGGCAACGGCAGCCCGGATCTGTATGACACCGAGGAGTCTCTTTTCGATCAGCCACAACAGTCTCTTTTCACCCAAGGGCCGGGTTTTCAGGCTGGCTATCAGCAGGCTATTACTGATCTGCACGCCCGGATGTTGGAGCAAATGAATAGCATGTTCCAGAGCGCAGCAACCAACTCGGGCAGCCCTGTGCTGACTCCACCGCGGCTGCCTCTGACACCCGTGAAGCCGGTGCTGCCCCCTATTGTGTGGCCGCCGCTTATTCAGCAGCCTATTCCGTGGAATATCAAGATGGTGAAAGCTCCGCAAGCGTGGCCTCGTACCAAGGGGGCCGACGTGCGGGTGGCTGTGCTCGATACCGGTATTGCCAACCACTCCGACCTTACCATTTCTGGTGGTGCTTCGTTTGTGCCAGGCGTGACCAGCTACAACGATGGCCACGGCCACGGCACCCACTGCGCCGGCGTGATTGGAGCCCGCAACAACGCGTTGGGCGTAGTAGGAGTGGCGCCGCTGTGCAAGATTTACGCCGTGAAAGTGCTCAACGACGCTGGCAGCGGACAACTAAGCTGGATTTTGGCGGGCATGGCCTGGGCCAGAACCAACGGCATGCAAGTGGTATCCATGAGCTTGGGGTCGAACAGCGGCCCTGTGGCGGCCTATACAGTGGCGGTGCAGCAACTGCTGGCAGCGGGCTGCGTGGTAGTGGCAGCGGCGGGCAACACCGGTGGGCCGGTGGGAGCTCCGGCCAACAGCCCCGGCGTTATTGCGGTGGCCGCCGTCGACCAGAATAAGGTGGTTGCGCCCTTCTCGTCGCGCGGGGGCAACGGCAACCAGGTTACAATATCAGCACCTGGGGTGTCCGTGAATTCCACCTACCTGAATAACGGCTTCAAGCCCATGTCGGGCACTAGTATGGCGTGCCCGCACGTAGCAGGTGGCGCGGCACTTCTCAAGGCCCGTTACCCGGCCTGGACCCCAACTGCTATTATGAACCGGCTGAAAAGCACGGCCGCTGACCTCGGTGTTCCCGGCAACGACATCGTGTACGGCGTCGGCCTGCTGGACTGCGACGCAGCGACTATGTAG